A DNA window from Thermosynechococcaceae cyanobacterium Okahandja contains the following coding sequences:
- a CDS encoding diflavin flavoprotein has product MAVSTAPRPARLTLQVLDIAADTTAIRCLDWDRDRFDIEFALENGTTYNSFLIKGQQVALVDTSHAKFGDRYLEQLWQLVSPSDLSYLVVSHTEPDHSGLVKEVLAKAPHVTVVASKVALQFLGDIIHQPFKQQQVKNGDRLDLGNGHVLEFVMAPNLHWPDTILTFDHGTQTLFTCDVLGAHYCTDDPYDSEPDLLAPDFKFYYDCLMGPNARSVLSAFKRLDSLPAIKQVATGHGPLLQYHLSQWLENYRTWSQEQAKAATTVAIFYAGGYGYTDALVAAIERGAAKTGVVVETMDVLTVEPQEVRELAEIAAGLIIGTTPTTAVAKTALSTIRAAAHAKQAIGVFESGVPDAEPAYPLLNQFRDAGLTPSFPVIRVSAAPTDALLQEAEEAGTDMGQWLLRDRTVKQMKALDTDLDKALGRLSGGLYIITAQKGAINSAMLASWVSQASTEPLGVSIAVAKDRAIESFLHVGDTFVLNVLEEENYQPLMRHFLKRFPPGADRFAHIKTYPAKNGSPILADALAYLECTVASRLDAHDHWIVYSTVDNGRVSKPDGLTAVHHRKVGNHY; this is encoded by the coding sequence ATGGCCGTCAGTACTGCTCCGCGTCCGGCGCGATTGACGCTTCAGGTGTTAGACATTGCCGCTGACACAACCGCTATTCGCTGCCTAGACTGGGATCGCGATCGCTTTGATATTGAGTTTGCCCTTGAAAACGGTACCACTTACAATTCTTTTTTAATTAAGGGGCAGCAAGTTGCCTTGGTGGATACCTCCCACGCCAAGTTTGGCGATCGCTACCTTGAGCAGTTGTGGCAACTGGTTAGCCCGAGTGACCTCAGCTACCTTGTGGTCAGCCATACCGAGCCGGATCACAGCGGCCTTGTTAAGGAGGTGTTGGCCAAAGCCCCCCACGTTACAGTGGTGGCCTCGAAGGTGGCACTGCAATTTCTAGGGGATATTATTCATCAACCCTTTAAGCAACAGCAAGTTAAAAATGGCGATCGCCTTGACTTGGGCAACGGGCACGTCTTGGAATTTGTCATGGCGCCAAACCTGCACTGGCCGGATACCATCCTTACCTTTGACCACGGTACCCAGACGCTCTTTACCTGTGATGTGCTAGGTGCCCACTACTGCACCGATGATCCCTACGACAGTGAACCCGACCTCCTTGCGCCAGACTTTAAGTTCTACTACGACTGTTTGATGGGGCCCAATGCCCGCTCAGTCCTCTCCGCCTTTAAGCGCCTAGACTCCCTACCCGCCATTAAGCAGGTGGCCACAGGCCATGGCCCACTCCTGCAATACCACCTCTCCCAGTGGCTAGAGAACTACCGCACTTGGAGCCAAGAGCAGGCAAAAGCCGCCACCACCGTTGCGATTTTCTATGCGGGCGGCTACGGTTACACCGATGCTTTGGTGGCCGCCATTGAGCGCGGTGCCGCCAAAACTGGTGTTGTTGTTGAAACCATGGATGTGCTGACGGTTGAACCCCAAGAGGTGCGGGAATTAGCCGAGATTGCCGCCGGTCTGATTATTGGCACAACTCCCACCACCGCTGTTGCTAAAACGGCACTGAGCACCATTCGTGCCGCCGCCCATGCCAAACAAGCCATTGGTGTGTTTGAGAGTGGCGTACCGGATGCCGAACCCGCCTATCCGCTGCTAAACCAGTTTCGCGATGCTGGGTTGACCCCTTCATTTCCGGTGATTCGCGTTAGCGCTGCCCCCACCGATGCGTTGCTCCAGGAGGCGGAAGAAGCCGGTACCGATATGGGGCAATGGCTCCTGCGCGATCGCACCGTTAAGCAAATGAAAGCCCTCGACACCGACCTTGACAAAGCCTTGGGTCGCCTCAGCGGTGGCCTGTACATCATCACCGCCCAAAAAGGGGCAATTAACAGCGCCATGCTGGCCTCGTGGGTCTCCCAAGCCAGCACCGAACCCCTTGGGGTCTCCATTGCTGTGGCCAAGGATCGCGCCATTGAATCCTTCCTACACGTCGGCGATACGTTTGTCCTGAACGTGCTGGAGGAAGAGAACTACCAGCCCCTGATGCGGCATTTCCTCAAGCGCTTTCCACCGGGTGCCGATCGCTTTGCCCACATCAAAACCTACCCCGCCAAGAATGGTAGTCCCATTTTGGCCGATGCCCTTGCCTACCTCGAGTGCACCGTAGCCAGCCGCCTAGATGCCCACGATCACTGGATTGTGTATAGCACCGTTGATAATGGTCGTGTATCTAAGCCCGATGGCCTAACAGCCGTTCACCATCGCAAGGTAGGGAATCACTACTAG
- a CDS encoding helix-turn-helix domain-containing protein yields MPNLTAQQAEKLTQIGAVLHEKRLELGLSLEELAAKTLVRQSILAAIEQGVLDELPEAVYTQGFIRRFADAMGLDGKTLAATFPTTAEAEPSAAKPTKTRASIGFQLRPIHLYFAYFVVVVAAVVGLAYLLRPQPQSITELQPASPSPSPSPANQAAPEPSPSPEAATAAPALPNDRVEVTLSLSGSSWLEIEADGKVVYTGILDAGTERSWQAKERLIVRTGNAGDVKVSVNNGPAIPMGAVGEVTEKEYVAGEGTASGTTTSVLPDAPLPN; encoded by the coding sequence ATGCCCAATTTAACCGCTCAACAGGCAGAAAAGCTGACACAGATTGGCGCCGTTCTGCACGAAAAACGGTTAGAGCTTGGCCTCAGCCTAGAGGAATTAGCCGCCAAAACGCTAGTGCGCCAGTCTATTCTGGCAGCAATTGAACAGGGTGTCCTCGATGAATTACCCGAAGCCGTCTATACCCAGGGCTTTATTCGCCGTTTTGCCGATGCAATGGGGCTAGATGGAAAAACCTTGGCGGCCACCTTTCCGACAACCGCCGAAGCCGAGCCATCGGCAGCCAAACCCACGAAAACCCGCGCCAGCATTGGGTTTCAACTGCGTCCTATTCATCTTTACTTCGCCTATTTTGTGGTGGTGGTGGCGGCAGTGGTAGGTCTTGCGTACCTGTTGCGCCCCCAGCCCCAAAGCATTACAGAACTGCAACCAGCCTCCCCCAGCCCATCCCCGAGTCCAGCCAATCAAGCCGCCCCTGAACCGAGTCCCAGTCCGGAAGCAGCGACAGCAGCACCCGCGCTCCCTAACGATAGGGTGGAAGTCACCCTCTCCCTATCGGGGTCGTCGTGGTTAGAAATTGAGGCCGATGGGAAGGTGGTTTATACAGGCATTTTAGACGCGGGCACCGAGCGCAGTTGGCAGGCTAAGGAACGCCTGATTGTCCGCACCGGTAACGCGGGCGATGTGAAGGTGAGTGTCAATAATGGGCCGGCTATCCCTATGGGAGCGGTGGGAGAAGTGACCGAAAAAGAATACGTGGCCGGAGAAGGCACCGCCAGCGGTACGACAACCTCGGTCTTGCCGGATGCCCCCCTCCCCAACTAA
- a CDS encoding geranylgeranyl reductase family protein has protein sequence MSTTSMYDCIIVGGGPAGGAAAYHLARRGRSVLVLEKCSLPRSKPCTGAVSPAVAQWFDFDFQSVIVDTSRTVRYTWKFGEALESELTIPEPIWIVERSVFDQFLLQQGQRLGVTVIDHTPVTGIAFEEGHWWVQTPATTYRGMYVIGADGANSQMAAWLGFKPKTVRTAAVMTVPNPGGDRAVHFEFGLVKNGYLWSFPCGPVRRVGVGVLRGSDRADWHPVFEQYCRAHQLEISDCPIHNHPLCVWEMAQPLHAQQALLVGEAAGLVDPFSAEGIRPALYSGMRAATAIDAALAGEPTALSDYSQCLQEEWGADLAWAQRLAALFHRMPGVGYRLAMKRPSATRRLGQVLCGELRYRDIAGNAIKRLSTSFIPGR, from the coding sequence GTGAGCACAACATCGATGTATGACTGTATTATTGTCGGCGGCGGGCCCGCCGGGGGTGCGGCGGCCTATCATCTGGCGCGGCGAGGGCGATCAGTGTTGGTGTTGGAAAAATGCTCCCTGCCCCGTTCCAAGCCTTGTACGGGTGCGGTTTCACCTGCGGTAGCCCAGTGGTTTGATTTTGACTTTCAGTCAGTGATTGTAGATACTAGCCGCACGGTGCGCTACACGTGGAAGTTTGGGGAGGCTCTTGAGAGTGAACTAACCATTCCAGAGCCGATTTGGATTGTAGAGCGGTCGGTATTTGACCAGTTTTTGTTGCAGCAGGGTCAACGCCTCGGGGTCACCGTTATTGATCATACGCCGGTGACGGGGATTGCGTTTGAGGAAGGTCACTGGTGGGTGCAGACACCAGCCACCACCTACAGGGGGATGTACGTGATTGGCGCTGATGGTGCTAACAGTCAAATGGCTGCATGGCTGGGGTTTAAGCCAAAGACGGTGCGCACGGCAGCGGTGATGACGGTGCCCAACCCGGGGGGCGATCGCGCCGTGCATTTTGAATTTGGTCTGGTGAAAAACGGTTATCTGTGGAGTTTTCCCTGTGGCCCGGTGCGCCGGGTGGGGGTAGGGGTTCTGCGGGGGAGCGATCGCGCCGATTGGCATCCCGTCTTTGAGCAGTACTGTCGTGCCCATCAGCTAGAGATCAGCGACTGCCCCATTCACAACCATCCCCTGTGTGTTTGGGAGATGGCACAGCCCTTGCACGCCCAGCAGGCTCTCCTCGTTGGCGAAGCCGCAGGCTTAGTGGATCCCTTCTCGGCAGAAGGAATTCGGCCCGCTCTCTACAGTGGTATGCGTGCTGCTACGGCCATTGATGCCGCATTGGCCGGGGAACCCACTGCCCTCAGCGACTATAGCCAATGCCTACAGGAGGAGTGGGGGGCAGATTTAGCGTGGGCACAGCGGTTAGCCGCACTCTTTCATCGGATGCCGGGGGTGGGCTACCGTTTGGCCATGAAACGTCCCTCGGCCACGCGGCGGTTAGGGCAAGTCCTCTGCGGTGAACTGCGCTACCGTGATATTGCTGGCAATGCCATCAAGCGCCTCAGTACGTCCTTTATTCCGGGTCGTTAG
- a CDS encoding pentapeptide repeat-containing protein, whose product MVASITKTTLMGIIGSFLLVMAPRAAAEDPAHVRQLLETRQCPNCDLRGANLMDANLFKANLAGANLEGAYLAGVNLFGANLKGANLSRASFYLAILVNADLSGAQLVGTRLTLSNLVNANLMGANLENAVLKGANMIDVNLTGANLKGADLDRANLSGANLTQTLFDP is encoded by the coding sequence ATGGTTGCTTCCATAACCAAAACCACCCTCATGGGCATCATCGGTAGCTTTTTGCTGGTAATGGCACCGCGAGCCGCCGCCGAAGATCCCGCCCATGTGCGTCAATTACTGGAAACCCGGCAGTGTCCCAACTGTGATTTACGGGGTGCCAATTTGATGGATGCCAATCTGTTTAAGGCCAATTTGGCCGGTGCCAATCTCGAAGGTGCCTATCTGGCCGGGGTGAATTTGTTTGGCGCTAACTTAAAGGGGGCTAATCTCAGCCGTGCCAGCTTCTACTTGGCCATTTTAGTGAATGCTGACCTGTCGGGTGCTCAACTGGTGGGGACGCGCCTCACCTTGAGCAACTTGGTGAATGCCAACCTGATGGGCGCTAACCTTGAAAATGCGGTGCTCAAAGGGGCAAACATGATTGACGTTAACCTCACGGGTGCTAACCTAAAGGGGGCAGATTTAGATCGCGCCAACCTCAGTGGGGCAAACCTCACTCAGACGTTGTTTGATCCCTAG
- a CDS encoding EAL domain-containing protein, whose translation MVSPPPPPRPSDANDVALPCGDALLEFLKNLADQELNRSLTSILALLPIGICLYDAVGQILYMNPYGRALLGVTEATPAATIWQQMQFFEEDSLGTLHPYPKDNLLKTQAESSTTDVTLELQYGDRHLIVELAARPILNRAGEVPFGLITFQDISDRRRQQIEHQILENNLRQQADRYYSMVQRQTDFIVRSRPDTVITFANDAFCNAFERSLSEMIGEPWATFVLPEDLPPLLAKVRQLTPAAPTFAGENRMVSPNAPVKWTQWINLGIFDANGQLLEIQSVGRDITHLKEQLLREQALNRVIQAIRNSLDLETIFATVVAEVGRLWLKLDCVVVQYLPERQVWVRRSEYRQDPNSPQCIGYEAPDANNPVAAQLKAGEIVKISDASKITAPVLQPLTEMFPGAWLMVPLRIEEQTWGALGVFTPNGSHEWSEAEVSLTTTIATQLEVAIHQANLYQQAQQELAERRRIEAALRESEERFRLTAMSVPGAIFRYQQFPDGRNHVFYLNPFCEKLWGIPPEVAAADGSVLWQLVHPEDRPAMLASVQVSAERLEPWFWQWRVQYPNGEIRWFEGAGQPERCADGSVVWYTLVLDVSDRHAAEERLREQQAQLDLAVQASNIGFYFSDLRTGTSYVSPTYKVQLGYPPDALEASPSDWASRLHPEDRDRAITAFRRFIRGEANYSIDFRLRHRDGSYRWFHSNAVLIRDSQGQPCKVVGTHIDITERKTAEIALQQSEERYRLLAENINDIVCVHDAAGCCLYISPSYETLLKQNSTALIGQHFSELFHPDERAQVRQELAQMIQQNKFFPITHRVCTATGEILWLETLIKPRYSEAGQLKTLQTTSRDVTARVKVQSQLRHEAYHDMLTGLPNRLYIVEKLEAAIARAHQDPRYHYALVFLDLDRFKVINDSLGHAIGDRVLVEFAQVLRSLLHGSYTVARLGGDEFVILITELRSLEDVIAACEQILARLQHPINIDDRQIFINSSLGIVFAQNEYTNSLEVLRNADIAMYEAKSRQKGHYAIFNPKMYEQVLQRLHMEHDLRRALEQQELRLFYQPFFDLQQQRLVGFEALVRWYHPERGLISPADFIPVAEDTGLIVALDEWVLRHACEQLIQWQQQYPASHHLLLSVNVSAKTLKHPNFLATLDSIREDCPLRCGSLVLELTERIAMELDEQIMGLLAALGDRHIEISIDDFGTGYSCLSYLHSLPIQHLKVDRSFVSQLEKNQRNYQITQMILVLTHQLGYRAIAEGIETPDQLQLLRELGCDYGQGYLFARPAPASDLEPLLQTLSSG comes from the coding sequence ATGGTTAGCCCACCACCACCGCCTCGCCCTTCCGATGCCAACGACGTGGCTCTGCCTTGTGGGGATGCCTTGCTAGAGTTCCTCAAAAATCTGGCAGACCAAGAGCTTAATCGCTCCTTGACCAGTATTTTGGCCCTGTTGCCGATTGGCATTTGCCTGTACGATGCCGTCGGCCAGATTCTTTACATGAACCCCTACGGACGGGCTCTATTGGGGGTCACAGAGGCCACCCCAGCGGCGACAATTTGGCAACAGATGCAGTTTTTTGAAGAAGATAGCCTAGGCACCCTGCACCCTTACCCCAAGGACAATTTACTCAAGACGCAGGCGGAATCCTCTACCACTGATGTCACGCTAGAACTACAGTACGGCGATCGCCACCTGATTGTTGAGTTAGCCGCCAGACCGATCCTTAACCGCGCGGGGGAGGTGCCGTTTGGCCTGATCACGTTCCAAGATATTAGCGATCGCCGCCGCCAACAGATCGAGCACCAAATTCTGGAAAACAACCTGCGGCAGCAGGCAGACCGCTACTACAGCATGGTGCAGCGCCAAACCGATTTTATTGTGCGATCGCGCCCCGACACCGTCATTACCTTTGCCAACGATGCCTTCTGCAACGCCTTTGAGCGCTCCCTAAGTGAGATGATTGGTGAACCGTGGGCCACCTTTGTCCTTCCTGAAGATTTACCGCCACTGCTGGCCAAAGTACGGCAACTAACACCCGCTGCCCCTACCTTTGCGGGCGAAAATCGTATGGTTAGCCCCAATGCCCCCGTCAAGTGGACCCAGTGGATTAACTTGGGCATTTTTGATGCCAACGGTCAACTGCTAGAGATTCAATCCGTTGGCCGCGACATTACCCACCTCAAAGAGCAACTGCTGCGGGAGCAGGCCCTCAACCGGGTGATTCAGGCCATTCGCAACTCCTTAGATCTTGAGACAATTTTTGCCACCGTGGTCGCAGAGGTGGGGCGACTGTGGCTAAAGTTAGATTGCGTTGTGGTGCAGTACCTACCCGAGCGGCAGGTGTGGGTGCGGCGCTCCGAGTATCGGCAAGACCCCAACTCACCCCAGTGCATTGGCTACGAAGCCCCTGATGCCAATAACCCCGTTGCGGCTCAGCTTAAGGCTGGAGAAATTGTCAAAATCAGCGATGCCAGCAAGATCACGGCACCTGTGCTGCAACCCCTCACCGAGATGTTTCCGGGGGCATGGTTAATGGTGCCCCTCAGAATTGAAGAGCAGACTTGGGGAGCCTTGGGGGTGTTTACCCCTAACGGCAGCCACGAGTGGTCCGAAGCAGAAGTCTCTTTAACGACCACGATTGCCACCCAACTGGAAGTGGCCATCCACCAAGCCAACCTCTACCAGCAGGCTCAACAGGAATTGGCTGAGCGCCGCCGCATCGAAGCCGCCCTGCGGGAGAGTGAGGAGCGCTTTCGCTTAACGGCGATGAGCGTACCCGGGGCAATTTTTCGCTATCAACAGTTTCCCGATGGCCGCAATCACGTGTTTTACCTCAACCCCTTCTGCGAAAAACTGTGGGGTATTCCCCCAGAGGTGGCCGCTGCCGATGGTTCAGTCCTCTGGCAGTTGGTGCACCCTGAAGACCGTCCGGCAATGCTTGCCTCTGTGCAGGTTTCAGCCGAACGTTTAGAACCATGGTTTTGGCAGTGGCGGGTTCAGTACCCCAATGGCGAAATTCGGTGGTTTGAAGGGGCAGGCCAACCGGAACGGTGTGCGGATGGCTCAGTGGTTTGGTACACCCTTGTGCTGGATGTGAGCGATCGCCACGCCGCGGAAGAGCGACTGCGGGAGCAACAGGCGCAACTAGACTTGGCGGTGCAAGCCTCAAACATTGGCTTCTACTTTTCAGACCTACGCACCGGCACCTCCTACGTTTCTCCCACCTATAAAGTCCAGTTAGGGTATCCGCCGGATGCCCTCGAAGCTAGCCCTAGCGATTGGGCCAGTCGGCTCCATCCCGAGGATCGCGATCGCGCCATTACGGCCTTTCGGCGTTTTATACGGGGTGAAGCAAACTACAGCATTGATTTTCGCTTACGCCACCGCGATGGCAGCTACCGCTGGTTCCACAGTAATGCCGTCCTGATTCGCGACAGCCAAGGTCAGCCCTGTAAAGTGGTGGGCACCCACATTGATATTACCGAGCGTAAAACGGCTGAAATTGCCTTACAACAGAGCGAAGAGCGCTATCGGCTCTTGGCGGAGAATATTAACGATATTGTCTGTGTTCACGATGCGGCTGGCTGCTGCCTCTACATTAGTCCCTCCTACGAAACGCTCCTCAAGCAGAACAGTACCGCCCTGATTGGCCAACACTTTAGTGAGCTCTTTCACCCGGACGAGCGCGCGCAGGTGCGGCAAGAACTGGCACAAATGATTCAGCAAAATAAGTTCTTCCCCATTACCCATCGCGTTTGCACAGCCACTGGTGAGATTCTCTGGCTCGAAACCCTGATCAAACCGCGGTATAGCGAGGCGGGTCAACTGAAAACCCTACAAACCACCTCCCGGGATGTGACCGCACGGGTGAAGGTACAAAGCCAACTGCGGCACGAAGCCTACCATGACATGCTCACCGGCTTACCCAATCGCCTCTACATCGTTGAAAAGCTCGAAGCAGCCATTGCTCGGGCTCATCAGGATCCGCGTTACCACTATGCCCTTGTTTTTTTAGATTTAGATCGCTTTAAGGTGATTAACGATAGCCTTGGCCATGCCATTGGCGATCGCGTTCTGGTTGAGTTTGCCCAAGTACTGCGTAGCCTCCTCCATGGCAGCTACACAGTAGCGCGCCTCGGTGGCGATGAATTTGTTATTTTAATTACCGAACTCCGCAGCCTAGAAGACGTCATTGCCGCCTGTGAGCAGATTCTGGCGCGGCTACAGCACCCTATTAACATCGATGACCGGCAGATTTTTATCAACAGCAGTCTGGGGATTGTCTTTGCCCAAAACGAGTACACCAATAGCCTAGAGGTGCTGCGCAATGCCGACATTGCCATGTACGAGGCTAAAAGTAGGCAGAAGGGACACTACGCCATCTTTAACCCCAAGATGTACGAGCAGGTACTACAGCGGCTGCACATGGAACACGATTTACGCCGCGCCCTAGAACAACAAGAGCTACGCCTGTTTTACCAACCCTTTTTTGATTTACAGCAGCAGCGCCTAGTGGGGTTTGAAGCCCTAGTGCGCTGGTATCACCCGGAGCGCGGCCTCATTTCTCCTGCTGATTTTATTCCCGTTGCCGAAGATACCGGCCTCATTGTGGCCTTGGATGAATGGGTGCTCCGCCACGCCTGTGAACAACTGATTCAGTGGCAGCAGCAATACCCCGCCAGCCATCATTTACTGCTCAGCGTCAATGTCTCTGCCAAAACCCTCAAGCACCCAAATTTCCTCGCGACGTTAGATAGTATTCGCGAAGACTGCCCCTTGCGCTGCGGCAGCTTAGTCCTAGAACTGACCGAGCGCATTGCCATGGAGCTAGATGAGCAAATCATGGGGCTGCTGGCTGCCCTTGGCGATCGCCACATTGAAATTAGCATTGATGACTTTGGCACCGGCTACTCTTGCCTGAGCTATCTCCATAGCTTACCAATCCAGCACCTCAAAGTCGATCGCTCCTTTGTCAGCCAACTGGAAAAAAATCAACGCAACTATCAAATTACCCAAATGATCTTAGTCCTCACCCATCAACTGGGGTACCGGGCGATCGCCGAAGGCATTGAAACCCCCGATCAACTGCAACTGCTGCGGGAACTCGGCTGTGACTATGGTCAGGGGTACCTCTTTGCCCGCCCTGCCCCAGCCAGTGACCTTGAGCCGCTCCTGCAAACACTCTCCTCCGGTTGA
- a CDS encoding YdcF family protein, with amino-acid sequence MDLLLSKLLPPLFYPLSLVCWALIFALLRFWRAPQQAAIALGIALGLILLSGNDSVAATLIGSLERQYLPPDPMPQAAAIVVLGGAVVPQTAPRPWVEVTEGGDRILYGARLQQQGYAPYLILSGGRIGWLGEVSQRGEAVDMAEIAQTCGVPASQIFLDSSSLNTHENAVNVKALLEKHHITGSLLLVTSAYHMPRSVAIFRRLGLEVIPAPTDYRSPSITRSWTWQNLLLSLIPTPYNMDITTMALREYQGLLIYRLRGWL; translated from the coding sequence ATGGATCTGTTACTTTCAAAACTGCTGCCGCCGCTGTTTTACCCATTATCGTTGGTGTGCTGGGCACTCATTTTTGCCCTGCTGCGGTTCTGGCGGGCACCACAGCAAGCGGCGATCGCTCTCGGGATAGCGTTGGGCTTGATTTTACTCAGCGGCAATGACTCGGTGGCAGCAACCCTGATTGGCTCGCTTGAGCGTCAATACCTGCCGCCGGACCCCATGCCCCAAGCGGCGGCCATTGTGGTGCTCGGGGGGGCGGTTGTGCCCCAAACGGCACCGCGTCCATGGGTGGAAGTAACCGAAGGGGGCGATCGCATTCTCTACGGGGCGCGACTGCAACAACAGGGCTACGCCCCCTACCTCATTTTGAGCGGTGGCCGCATTGGCTGGCTAGGGGAAGTCTCGCAACGGGGAGAAGCGGTGGATATGGCGGAAATTGCCCAAACCTGTGGCGTGCCAGCCAGTCAAATTTTTTTAGATTCTAGCTCCCTCAATACCCACGAGAACGCGGTGAATGTTAAAGCGTTGCTAGAGAAGCACCATATCACAGGGTCACTGCTGTTGGTAACATCTGCGTACCATATGCCCCGCTCCGTGGCCATCTTTCGTCGCCTTGGCCTCGAGGTCATTCCAGCGCCTACGGATTACCGTTCCCCCTCCATTACCCGCTCATGGACATGGCAAAACTTGCTGTTGAGCCTGATTCCCACCCCCTACAACATGGACATCACCACCATGGCCCTACGGGAATATCAAGGGCTGCTCATCTACCGTTTGCGGGGTTGGCTCTAG
- a CDS encoding alpha/beta hydrolase, producing the protein MMESLPTQTYDWQGFSCAYRVTTATASQTPLLFIHPVGVGLSGRFWDRCLTAWQKMGGDRPCYVPDLLGCGESAMPHVAYYPEDWAAQLHHFITTVIGQPIILVVQGALFPVAMELASYDPEHIGGLIFSGPPTASLISETTDPYWQQVRWNLFDSPLGWGFYLYARQESFLRQFSVDQLFATSTAVDAEWLQMLAAGCANLESRHAVYSFLSGFWRKDYRPIMQQVNQPVLVVMGDEASSISRDGGAEPPSERLKFYTQTFPKATGVVIPGRNVLPYESATAFVEAAQQFLNAQHL; encoded by the coding sequence ATGATGGAGTCACTACCAACCCAGACCTATGACTGGCAAGGATTCTCCTGTGCCTATCGGGTTACGACGGCTACTGCCTCCCAAACGCCACTACTATTCATTCATCCGGTGGGGGTAGGGCTATCGGGACGCTTTTGGGATCGGTGTCTGACGGCTTGGCAAAAAATGGGGGGCGATCGCCCCTGCTATGTACCGGATTTACTCGGCTGTGGCGAGAGCGCCATGCCCCATGTGGCCTACTATCCCGAGGATTGGGCCGCACAGTTACACCACTTTATTACCACCGTCATTGGGCAGCCGATCATTCTTGTGGTGCAAGGAGCATTGTTTCCCGTGGCCATGGAGTTAGCCAGTTACGACCCTGAGCATATAGGGGGGCTGATCTTCAGCGGACCACCCACGGCCTCCCTGATCTCGGAAACCACAGATCCCTACTGGCAGCAGGTGCGCTGGAATCTGTTTGACTCTCCCCTTGGTTGGGGGTTTTATCTCTACGCCCGGCAAGAGAGCTTTCTGCGTCAGTTTTCTGTCGATCAGCTTTTTGCCACCTCCACCGCCGTGGATGCGGAATGGCTGCAGATGCTAGCCGCTGGCTGTGCCAACCTAGAAAGCCGCCATGCGGTCTATTCCTTTCTTTCTGGCTTTTGGCGCAAGGACTATCGTCCGATCATGCAGCAAGTGAACCAACCCGTCTTGGTGGTAATGGGGGACGAGGCCTCGAGTATCAGCCGCGATGGCGGGGCAGAGCCGCCGTCAGAACGCCTCAAGTTCTACACCCAAACCTTTCCCAAGGCCACAGGTGTGGTGATCCCGGGGCGGAATGTGCTGCCCTACGAGTCTGCTACTGCTTTTGTGGAGGCAGCCCAACAGTTCTTGAATGCTCAGCACCTCTAG
- a CDS encoding PstS family phosphate ABC transporter substrate-binding protein, with protein sequence MFTSAKSYARLGVLAAVAALSTSLMPQALSQGTPTIRIDGSSTVFPITEAMAEAFQKAQGGKVRVTVGVSGTGGGFKKFCRGETDISNASRPILAKEIADCRAAGINFIELPVAYDALTVVVNPQNTWATNLTVAELKKIWEPNSTINNWSQVRQGFPNIPLKLFGPGADSGTFDYFTEAINGKSKVSRKDFTASEDDNVLVQGVTRDRGALGYFGFAYYAENRNRLKAVAINAGKGPVMPSEQAVLNGTYQPLSRPIFIYVNARSAQRPEVRQFVTYYLNNAPAVVKKVRYVPLPANAYKTILANFNKNRVGTVFGGQEQVGLTINELLKMTPK encoded by the coding sequence ATGTTCACATCCGCAAAAAGCTATGCCCGTCTAGGGGTTCTAGCAGCCGTGGCGGCTCTCTCTACCTCCCTGATGCCGCAGGCTCTATCCCAAGGAACCCCCACGATTCGTATTGATGGTTCAAGTACTGTTTTTCCAATCACAGAAGCGATGGCTGAAGCCTTCCAGAAAGCGCAGGGAGGTAAGGTGCGCGTGACGGTTGGTGTCTCTGGAACGGGTGGTGGTTTCAAGAAGTTCTGTCGTGGTGAAACCGATATTTCCAATGCATCGCGCCCCATCTTGGCGAAGGAAATTGCCGATTGCCGCGCCGCAGGTATTAACTTTATCGAGTTGCCGGTTGCCTACGATGCGCTTACGGTTGTTGTCAACCCCCAAAATACTTGGGCAACCAACCTGACAGTTGCGGAACTGAAAAAAATCTGGGAACCCAACTCCACCATCAACAACTGGAGTCAGGTGCGGCAGGGGTTCCCCAACATTCCCCTGAAGCTGTTTGGCCCCGGGGCTGACTCTGGTACGTTTGACTACTTCACAGAGGCCATTAACGGCAAATCTAAGGTGAGTCGTAAGGATTTCACCGCCAGTGAAGATGATAACGTCCTAGTCCAAGGGGTTACGCGCGATCGCGGTGCACTGGGCTACTTTGGCTTCGCCTACTACGCTGAAAACCGCAATCGCCTTAAGGCGGTAGCCATCAATGCCGGTAAAGGGCCGGTGATGCCCTCAGAGCAAGCGGTGCTTAACGGTACCTACCAACCGCTCTCGCGGCCGATTTTTATCTACGTTAACGCACGATCTGCTCAGCGCCCTGAAGTCAGACAATTTGTCACCTACTACCTGAACAATGCACCCGCCGTGGTGAAAAAAGTCAGGTATGTTCCTTTACCCGCCAATGCCTACAAAACCATTCTGGCCAACTTCAACAAAAATCGGGTTGGCACGGTCTTTGGCGGTCAAGAACAGGTGGGGCTGACAATTAACGAACTGCTGAAAATGACCCCTAAATAA